The following proteins are co-located in the Polyangia bacterium genome:
- a CDS encoding fibro-slime domain-containing protein yields MASTFATFVSHLFVAAAAVTAGCGSSVNNPFDGGGVIVDGGPRGFVKTEAGGFELGAGFDGEPNAVADPGIRVGRAGGTCHQLLGVVRDFKGRNEVNGHPDFESYTGSGVTPGLIGSTLGADHKPIYASRCEAGAAHNSTCPYGQQTTSKAAFDQWYRGTPGVNKQFFLALTFDQLTSGISTFQSQHFFPLDGQGWGTSGLDDNGFEHNFGFTTELHTTFTYGGGETFTFSGDDDLWVFINGHLAIDLGGLHLVLSRTVSLDASASALGISKGSNYPLDLFHAERHTNGSHFRVDTNFVFVDCGVIIP; encoded by the coding sequence ATGGCGTCAACGTTCGCGACCTTTGTGTCTCATCTTTTCGTCGCGGCCGCCGCGGTGACGGCCGGCTGTGGCTCGTCGGTGAATAATCCCTTCGACGGCGGCGGCGTCATCGTCGACGGTGGGCCGCGCGGCTTCGTGAAGACCGAAGCGGGCGGGTTCGAACTGGGCGCGGGGTTCGACGGCGAGCCGAACGCCGTCGCCGATCCCGGCATCAGAGTCGGCCGGGCGGGCGGCACCTGTCACCAGTTGCTGGGTGTGGTGCGCGACTTCAAGGGACGAAACGAAGTCAACGGCCACCCGGACTTTGAATCGTATACCGGCAGCGGCGTGACCCCCGGGCTGATCGGCAGCACGCTCGGCGCCGATCACAAGCCGATCTATGCCTCGCGGTGCGAAGCCGGTGCTGCCCACAACAGCACCTGCCCATACGGGCAACAGACCACCAGCAAGGCGGCGTTCGACCAGTGGTACCGGGGCACGCCCGGGGTGAACAAGCAGTTCTTTCTGGCGCTGACCTTCGACCAGCTGACCTCGGGGATCTCCACCTTCCAAAGTCAGCATTTTTTCCCGCTCGATGGCCAGGGCTGGGGCACCAGCGGCCTGGACGACAACGGCTTTGAACACAACTTCGGCTTCACCACCGAACTGCACACCACTTTCACTTACGGCGGCGGCGAGACGTTCACCTTCAGCGGCGACGACGATCTGTGGGTGTTCATCAACGGTCACCTGGCGATCGATCTGGGCGGCCTGCACCTGGTGCTCAGCCGGACCGTCTCGCTGGACGCCAGCGCGTCGGCGCTGGGAATCAGCAAAGGCAGCAATTACCCGTTGGATCTTTTCCACGCCGAACGCCACACCAACGGCTCGCACTTTCGCGTCGACACCAACTTTGTCTTCGTCGACTGCGGCGTGATCATTCCATAG
- a CDS encoding ATP-binding protein, whose protein sequence is MKLDVRAKLFFVSLGLMALSVLAAEMTLRPAIENNLVDRIRADLFVRLALVQRAGEKQTTVDPASWDKLADELGSRASGRVTFIAGDGRVLGDSEVPFDGLASLENHKERPEVSGALAGEPLSAMRLSATVHQRLMYAAVPLRLPDGTIGAARLAVPLEEVDAAVRRLRGLLGVALLVALLVAVLMSTVAAQWLSRPLRQMTETARRMSSGDLTVRTRIGGADQVAELARALDGLAGSLSRTLGELKAERDLLGGILESMREGVLVLDAGQRILLVNPALRSMLLLGSDVGGKAPLELVRNAELQTLLDESFGQGASTAGEIGIGGLKPRRLLVHVTPLAPEGEQRGGLLAVFVDVTDIRRLETLRRDFVANVSHELRTPVAAVCSAVETLRHTISRDPAVSARFIDMIDRNAQRLRDLLEDLLSLSRIESREYRPELAPLAVTQSADQVLAMLRERIERRRLRVAVDIPPGLPSVLADPRAVEQILTNLVDNAIKYCPNATLTVRAAVVGTRVRVSVVDTGPGVEPRHIPRLFERFYRVDAGRSRDTGGTGLGLSIVKHLVEAMNGSVGVDSAPAAGSTFWFELPIAPVGGVAARAPNDEHDGPESGDLSPDSAADDSDSDSAAEG, encoded by the coding sequence ATGAAGCTGGACGTCAGAGCCAAGCTTTTCTTTGTTTCGCTGGGGCTGATGGCTCTGTCGGTGCTGGCGGCGGAGATGACTTTGCGGCCGGCGATCGAGAATAACCTGGTCGATCGCATCCGCGCTGATCTCTTCGTGCGCCTGGCGTTGGTTCAGCGCGCCGGCGAGAAGCAGACCACCGTCGATCCCGCCAGCTGGGACAAGCTGGCCGACGAGCTGGGTAGCCGGGCGTCCGGCCGGGTCACCTTCATCGCCGGTGATGGGCGCGTGCTCGGCGACTCCGAGGTGCCCTTCGACGGCCTGGCCTCGCTGGAGAACCACAAGGAGCGACCCGAGGTCAGCGGCGCGCTGGCCGGCGAGCCGCTGTCGGCCATGCGGCTGTCCGCCACGGTTCACCAGCGTCTGATGTACGCGGCGGTGCCGTTGCGCCTGCCCGATGGGACCATCGGCGCCGCCCGATTGGCGGTGCCGCTGGAAGAGGTCGACGCGGCGGTGCGCCGGCTGCGCGGACTGCTGGGCGTGGCGCTCCTGGTCGCGCTGCTGGTGGCGGTGCTGATGTCGACGGTGGCGGCGCAATGGCTGTCGCGGCCGTTGCGGCAGATGACCGAGACCGCGCGGCGCATGTCCAGCGGAGATCTGACCGTGCGCACGCGCATCGGCGGCGCCGATCAGGTCGCCGAGCTGGCGCGCGCGCTGGACGGCCTGGCCGGCAGCCTGTCGCGCACGCTGGGCGAGCTCAAAGCCGAGCGCGATCTGCTGGGCGGCATCCTCGAGTCGATGCGCGAGGGCGTGCTGGTGCTGGACGCCGGCCAGCGCATCCTGCTGGTCAATCCCGCCCTGCGCAGCATGTTGCTTCTGGGCAGCGACGTGGGCGGCAAAGCGCCGCTCGAGCTGGTGCGCAACGCCGAGCTGCAAACGCTGCTGGACGAATCGTTCGGTCAAGGGGCATCGACCGCGGGCGAGATCGGGATCGGCGGGTTGAAACCGCGCCGCCTGCTGGTGCACGTGACGCCCCTGGCGCCGGAGGGCGAGCAGCGCGGGGGCCTGCTGGCGGTGTTCGTCGACGTCACTGATATCCGGCGCCTCGAGACCTTGCGGCGCGACTTCGTGGCCAATGTTTCGCACGAGCTGCGCACGCCGGTGGCGGCGGTGTGCTCGGCGGTAGAGACGTTGCGCCATACGATATCGCGCGATCCGGCGGTGAGCGCGCGCTTCATCGACATGATCGATCGCAACGCCCAGCGCCTGCGTGATCTGCTGGAAGATCTGCTCAGCCTGTCGCGCATCGAATCCCGCGAGTACCGGCCCGAGCTGGCGCCCCTGGCGGTGACCCAGTCCGCCGATCAGGTGCTGGCCATGCTGCGCGAACGAATCGAACGGCGCCGGCTGCGGGTGGCGGTGGATATCCCGCCCGGATTGCCGTCGGTGCTGGCCGATCCGCGCGCCGTCGAGCAGATCCTCACCAACCTGGTCGACAACGCCATCAAATATTGTCCCAACGCCACGCTGACCGTGCGCGCCGCCGTCGTCGGAACGCGGGTCCGGGTCTCGGTGGTGGACACCGGCCCCGGCGTCGAGCCGCGCCACATCCCCCGGCTGTTCGAAAGGTTCTATCGTGTCGACGCCGGCCGTTCGCGCGACACCGGCGGCACCGGCCTGGGCCTGTCGATCGTCAAGCACCTGGTCGAGGCGATGAACGGCAGCGTGGGCGTGGACAGCGCGCCGGCCGCCGGCAGCACGTTCTGGTTCGAACTTCCCATCGCCCCGGTGGGCGGCGTGGCCGCCCGCGCGCCGAACGACGAACACGATGGACCGGAAAGCGGCGATCTTTCGCCCGACAGTGCAGCCGACGACAGTGACAGTGACAGCGCCGCCGAGGGTTAA
- a CDS encoding RNA polymerase sigma factor has translation MDRYAVGEDQAFADLYGQLAPRLYRYLLRQTRDRGRAEDLLQQTMLQIHCSRGRFLLGADVTPWAFAIARRLLIDSIRRRKRETEASDCLSALDPLTEPASDELLHSKRVAEALERQLSQLPKAQRTTFELIKQDGLSLREAAKVMGTTVNAVKLRAHRAYVALRESIAEHGERPLRAD, from the coding sequence ATGGATCGGTACGCCGTGGGAGAGGACCAAGCGTTCGCCGATCTCTATGGCCAACTGGCGCCGCGGCTTTATCGCTATCTCTTGCGCCAGACCCGCGATCGCGGGCGCGCCGAGGATCTGTTGCAGCAAACCATGCTGCAGATTCATTGCTCGCGCGGGCGTTTCCTGCTGGGAGCCGACGTCACACCGTGGGCATTCGCCATCGCCCGTCGGCTGCTGATCGACAGCATTCGCCGTCGCAAACGCGAGACAGAAGCCAGCGACTGCCTGTCCGCGCTGGATCCGCTGACCGAGCCAGCGTCCGACGAGCTCTTGCACTCGAAGCGGGTGGCCGAGGCGTTGGAGCGCCAGCTTTCCCAGCTGCCGAAAGCGCAGCGCACCACCTTCGAGCTGATCAAACAGGACGGCCTGTCGTTGCGCGAGGCCGCCAAGGTCATGGGCACCACGGTGAACGCCGTCAAGCTGCGCGCCCACCGGGCGTACGTGGCCCTGCGCGAGTCAATCGCCGAACACGGCGAACGTCCCCTGCGCGCCGATTAG
- the gndA gene encoding NADP-dependent phosphogluconate dehydrogenase, with translation MSTENANFGVIGLAVMGRNLALNIEEHGFRVAVWNLEAPATDKFLADNKGKKLVGTKSLGELVSSLERPRRILMMIMAGKPVDSVLEQLKPILQPGDVVIDGGNTHFAETRRREEDMRKSGFHFVGMGVSGGEEGARRGPSLMPGGTDEAWTALKPVLEAIAAKTDSGPCVTHVGPDGAGHYVKMVHNGIEYGDMQLIAEAYDLLSRGLGMSAPEIAAVFARWNQGPLASFLIEITATILTVKDSETGKPLVDLVLDKAGQKGTGKWTAELALDLGVTIPTIAAALDGRGLSSLKDERVAAERKLRGRTSPALSGAEKDSFVAAVHDALLCAKICSYAQGMALIKAGSDKFKWNINLAEMARIWKGGCIIRARLLDNIMRTLQATPDIRNLLLGSDFEAMVYEAQPNWRRTVATAASLGIPTPAFSASLAYFDSYRTARLPQNLTQAQRDAFGAHTYERLDKPGSGPVHTEWLK, from the coding sequence ATGTCCACTGAGAATGCGAACTTCGGTGTCATCGGATTGGCCGTCATGGGGCGCAACCTGGCCCTCAACATCGAAGAGCACGGGTTCCGGGTGGCCGTGTGGAACCTGGAAGCGCCGGCGACGGACAAGTTTCTGGCCGACAACAAAGGCAAGAAGCTGGTCGGCACCAAGAGCCTCGGCGAGCTGGTCTCGTCACTGGAACGCCCGCGCCGCATCCTGATGATGATCATGGCCGGCAAGCCGGTCGATTCTGTGCTGGAGCAGCTGAAGCCGATCTTGCAGCCGGGCGACGTGGTGATCGACGGCGGCAACACGCACTTTGCCGAGACCCGCCGGCGCGAAGAGGACATGCGCAAGTCCGGGTTTCACTTCGTCGGCATGGGCGTGTCGGGCGGCGAGGAAGGCGCGCGGCGCGGACCGTCGCTGATGCCGGGCGGCACCGACGAGGCGTGGACCGCGCTCAAGCCCGTGCTGGAGGCGATCGCCGCCAAGACCGACTCTGGCCCGTGTGTCACGCACGTCGGCCCCGACGGCGCCGGGCACTACGTGAAGATGGTGCACAACGGGATCGAGTACGGCGACATGCAGCTCATCGCCGAGGCGTACGATCTGCTGTCGCGGGGCCTGGGCATGTCGGCGCCCGAGATCGCCGCGGTGTTCGCGCGCTGGAATCAAGGACCGCTGGCGTCGTTCCTCATCGAGATCACCGCCACGATCCTCACCGTCAAGGACAGCGAGACCGGCAAGCCGCTGGTGGATCTGGTCCTCGACAAGGCCGGCCAGAAAGGCACCGGCAAGTGGACCGCCGAGCTGGCGCTGGATCTGGGCGTGACCATCCCGACCATCGCCGCCGCGCTGGACGGCCGCGGGTTGTCCAGCTTGAAGGATGAGCGCGTCGCCGCTGAGAGGAAACTGCGCGGCCGCACGTCGCCCGCCCTTTCGGGCGCCGAAAAGGACAGCTTCGTGGCGGCCGTTCACGACGCTCTGCTGTGCGCGAAGATCTGTTCGTACGCGCAGGGCATGGCGCTGATCAAGGCGGGCAGCGACAAGTTCAAGTGGAACATCAACCTCGCCGAGATGGCCCGCATCTGGAAAGGCGGCTGCATCATCCGGGCGCGGCTGCTGGACAACATCATGCGCACGCTGCAGGCGACGCCGGACATCCGCAACCTGCTCCTGGGTAGCGACTTCGAAGCGATGGTCTACGAGGCGCAGCCGAACTGGCGCCGCACCGTCGCCACGGCCGCCAGCCTGGGCATTCCCACGCCGGCCTTCTCGGCCAGCCTGGCGTACTTTGACAGCTACCGCACCGCGCGCCTGCCGCAGAACCTGACCCAGGCCCAGCGCGATGCCTTCGGCGCGCACACCTACGAGCGCCTGGACAAACCGGGCAGCGGGCCGGTTCACACCGAGTGGTTGAAGTAG
- a CDS encoding alkaline phosphatase family protein → MSRFVPGLLVAAILIAGCGDDRPVSPRPRVIEIDIDDHGLAGLSMANAPNIKALIARGTLAFSRVIVPTHSNQSNMSLLTGQYPEGDNVPSNSWLSRADDFLEPVALPGLNVGDYVLWNKNPLRTRGDSVYGAAKRQKLRTAYVGPLPPFEAGADDSHLTIIGTEFGGGVVDFRLARALLTSFLEYPQAVVDGYHFEGPPVAGQSLTNFTIRQAAALVRQSADLPDYMFVFDFIALDGDPTSKSGASGPDVVKIIEDYDDAVGELIAALSARGWLADTNIVFTMDHGKVDTHNQVSFGSHGKNGSMEADGQLGALVMAQGAALGITTSDYAVLNEDGDVLVYARAPGAGTPAGADRQAAITQALLTLIQSGAIVGLDTTRTLTAAGAMGTRRFHDFRGSGPNQADIIAFPKADWTLNQVDAALPPGPFHADTQEPYGRHGGFSVDELYVPLIMAGPAFKQGVLLPHPVDHPQVAPTALGTLPGVALRTAAAGPISAALVGNENETVPQAAALDLASAREQVLRGSGYLGAFALPAAAATAAIVVDVAGLYEDEIFVDSDAGVAAAAAPLRALADRGTRFADFWLRYQDWPVTEYQMLTGGYPIAVPWIATAEDDPTDVVLPAAGLLAMPPPANRIANQAAFDEWRQTQVFVGETLFDAAKKLGATTALIGPIDFHDRHINAAAIDERVDADLTSAPGAVRDLLAAHPNAVAVVALGGPRTGDRHTQAAIDELTGLANAVGAIATAAPNALLVVSSRGGAPIDDPATDFYGPGSARHVPLIVVGPNVRAGVVTSQTGSAADLPATVLAGLGAATNSDFVQGTWAAGTAVNGIFQPSPASATEGRALVRAFDSAPAP, encoded by the coding sequence ATGTCGCGGTTTGTGCCCGGGCTGCTGGTGGCGGCGATCCTGATCGCTGGCTGCGGCGACGATCGGCCGGTGAGCCCGCGGCCGCGGGTCATCGAGATCGACATTGATGATCACGGTCTGGCTGGTCTGTCGATGGCCAACGCGCCCAACATCAAGGCGCTGATCGCCCGCGGCACGCTGGCCTTCTCGCGGGTCATCGTCCCCACCCACAGCAATCAAAGCAACATGAGCCTGCTCACCGGGCAGTATCCGGAGGGCGACAACGTGCCGTCGAATTCGTGGCTGTCGCGCGCCGACGATTTTCTGGAGCCGGTGGCGCTGCCCGGGTTGAACGTGGGGGACTATGTGCTGTGGAACAAGAACCCGCTGCGCACGCGCGGCGACTCTGTTTACGGGGCGGCGAAGCGGCAGAAGTTACGCACGGCTTACGTCGGGCCGCTGCCCCCGTTCGAAGCCGGCGCCGACGACAGCCACCTGACCATCATCGGCACCGAGTTTGGCGGCGGCGTGGTGGACTTTCGCCTGGCCAGGGCGCTTCTGACCAGCTTTCTCGAATACCCGCAGGCTGTGGTCGACGGCTATCACTTCGAAGGCCCGCCCGTGGCCGGCCAGTCGCTGACCAACTTCACCATCCGCCAAGCCGCGGCGCTGGTGCGGCAGAGCGCGGACCTGCCCGACTATATGTTCGTCTTCGACTTCATCGCCCTCGACGGCGATCCGACCAGCAAAAGCGGCGCTTCTGGCCCGGACGTGGTGAAGATCATCGAAGATTACGACGACGCCGTCGGCGAGCTCATCGCGGCGCTGTCGGCGCGCGGCTGGCTGGCGGACACCAACATCGTCTTCACCATGGACCACGGCAAGGTCGACACGCACAACCAGGTGTCGTTCGGCAGCCACGGCAAAAACGGCAGCATGGAGGCCGACGGTCAGCTGGGAGCGCTGGTGATGGCGCAAGGCGCGGCGCTGGGCATCACCACGTCGGACTATGCGGTGCTGAACGAAGACGGCGATGTGCTGGTCTATGCGCGGGCGCCGGGAGCCGGGACGCCGGCAGGAGCCGACCGTCAGGCGGCGATCACGCAGGCGCTTTTGACCCTGATTCAATCGGGCGCCATCGTCGGCCTGGACACCACCCGCACGCTGACCGCCGCCGGCGCGATGGGCACGCGGCGATTTCACGACTTTCGCGGCTCGGGTCCGAACCAGGCCGACATCATCGCGTTCCCGAAAGCCGACTGGACGCTGAACCAGGTCGACGCGGCGCTGCCGCCGGGGCCGTTTCACGCCGACACGCAGGAGCCGTACGGACGGCACGGCGGCTTCTCCGTCGACGAGCTTTACGTTCCGCTGATCATGGCCGGCCCGGCGTTCAAGCAAGGCGTGCTGCTGCCGCACCCGGTTGATCACCCGCAGGTGGCGCCGACCGCGCTCGGGACGCTACCCGGCGTGGCGTTGCGGACGGCCGCCGCGGGGCCGATCAGCGCCGCGCTGGTCGGTAACGAAAACGAGACCGTCCCGCAAGCGGCGGCGCTGGATCTGGCCAGCGCGCGCGAGCAGGTCCTGCGCGGCAGCGGCTATCTTGGCGCCTTCGCCTTGCCGGCGGCGGCCGCCACGGCGGCGATCGTCGTCGACGTCGCCGGACTGTATGAAGACGAGATCTTTGTCGACAGCGACGCCGGCGTCGCTGCTGCCGCGGCGCCGTTGCGCGCGCTGGCCGATCGGGGGACCCGCTTCGCCGATTTCTGGCTGCGCTATCAAGACTGGCCCGTCACCGAATATCAAATGCTGACCGGCGGCTATCCGATCGCCGTGCCCTGGATCGCCACCGCCGAAGACGATCCCACCGACGTCGTCTTGCCGGCGGCGGGCCTGCTGGCCATGCCGCCGCCGGCGAATCGCATCGCCAACCAGGCGGCTTTTGATGAGTGGCGCCAGACCCAAGTGTTCGTCGGCGAAACCTTGTTCGACGCCGCCAAGAAACTGGGCGCCACGACGGCGCTGATTGGTCCGATCGACTTTCACGATCGGCACATCAACGCCGCGGCCATTGACGAGCGCGTGGACGCCGATCTGACCAGCGCGCCGGGCGCCGTACGCGATCTGCTGGCGGCGCACCCGAACGCCGTGGCGGTGGTGGCGCTGGGCGGCCCGCGCACCGGCGATCGGCACACCCAGGCGGCCATCGACGAGTTGACTGGGCTTGCCAACGCGGTCGGCGCCATCGCCACCGCCGCGCCGAACGCGCTGCTGGTTGTCAGCAGTCGGGGCGGGGCGCCCATCGACGATCCAGCGACGGATTTTTACGGGCCGGGCAGCGCCCGCCACGTGCCGCTGATTGTGGTTGGTCCCAACGTGCGCGCCGGCGTCGTCACCAGCCAGACCGGATCGGCGGCGGACCTTCCGGCCACGGTGCTGGCGGGTCTGGGCGCCGCCACCAACAGCGACTTTGTGCAGGGAACCTGGGCGGCCGGCACGGCAGTGAACGGAATTTTCCAGCCCAGCCCGGCCAGCGCCACCGAGGGGCGCGCGCTGGTGCGGGCGTTCGATTCGGCGCCGGCGCCTTGA
- a CDS encoding sigma 54-interacting transcriptional regulator → MPGGRALPSTVVPPLAPTGRWPSPPPLGERHRLVVWLGDAVSSWRLPESGQVVVGRAQDADIKIEFFAISRRHARITIEQGSVRIADLDSQNGTRVNGERLTDERALVYGDIINFGEIRAVFSADREAADPASPAARSLADAPAEEQVLEFGGKTVTVADSAMVHVYTQLARLAQSDISVLVRGETGTGKELAATALHFWSKRWEKPLVTINCAALPETLAESELFGHVRGAFSGAAADKPGLLESGNGGTVLLDEIGDLSLPVQGKLLRVLETRRLTRLGSVNEREVDIRVIAATHRDLDRGVKERWFRQDLFYRLNVALVVLPPLRLRKREMPLLARRFLKQACAALGRAVPPISDAAWARLLAHDWPGNVRELKNLMDYLAATGPADSIRPEHFKDRLIAAAAPDDPSPPPSVQTARGMAPVGPDSPARSLSESVNEHERASIEAALVSTGGNKTRAAKLLGVPLRTFMQKIKRHGIR, encoded by the coding sequence GTGCCAGGAGGACGAGCCCTGCCGTCCACGGTAGTTCCGCCGCTGGCCCCTACCGGCCGCTGGCCAAGCCCGCCGCCACTCGGCGAACGGCACCGCCTGGTGGTTTGGTTGGGCGACGCCGTCTCTTCGTGGCGCCTGCCCGAATCAGGTCAGGTGGTGGTGGGGCGGGCCCAGGACGCCGACATCAAGATCGAGTTCTTCGCCATCTCTCGCCGCCACGCGCGCATCACCATTGAACAAGGCAGCGTGCGCATCGCCGACCTCGACAGCCAGAACGGCACCCGGGTCAACGGCGAACGCCTGACCGACGAGCGGGCGTTGGTCTACGGCGACATCATCAACTTTGGCGAGATCCGTGCGGTGTTTTCCGCCGACCGCGAGGCCGCCGACCCGGCGTCGCCGGCCGCCCGGTCACTGGCCGACGCACCCGCTGAGGAGCAGGTGCTGGAGTTCGGCGGCAAGACGGTGACGGTGGCTGATTCGGCCATGGTCCACGTCTACACCCAGCTGGCCCGTCTCGCACAAAGTGATATTTCTGTTTTGGTCCGCGGCGAGACCGGCACCGGCAAGGAGCTGGCCGCCACCGCGCTGCACTTCTGGTCCAAGCGCTGGGAAAAACCGCTGGTCACCATCAACTGCGCCGCCTTGCCGGAGACCCTGGCCGAAAGCGAGCTGTTCGGCCACGTGCGCGGTGCCTTCTCGGGGGCCGCCGCCGACAAGCCGGGTCTTTTGGAAAGCGGCAACGGCGGCACCGTGCTGCTGGACGAGATCGGCGATCTGTCGTTGCCGGTGCAGGGAAAGCTGCTGCGCGTTCTCGAGACCCGACGCCTCACCCGTCTGGGTTCGGTGAACGAGCGCGAAGTGGACATCCGGGTCATCGCCGCCACCCACCGCGATCTCGATCGCGGGGTGAAAGAACGGTGGTTCCGCCAGGACCTCTTCTACCGCTTGAACGTCGCCTTGGTGGTGTTGCCGCCGCTGCGCCTGCGCAAGCGCGAAATGCCGCTTCTGGCGCGGCGGTTCTTGAAGCAGGCCTGCGCGGCGCTGGGCCGCGCGGTGCCGCCGATCAGCGACGCCGCCTGGGCGCGCCTTCTCGCGCACGATTGGCCGGGGAACGTGCGCGAGCTCAAGAACCTCATGGACTACCTGGCCGCCACCGGCCCGGCCGATTCCATCCGGCCCGAGCATTTCAAAGATCGCCTGATCGCCGCCGCCGCGCCCGATGATCCGTCGCCGCCGCCGTCGGTGCAAACGGCGCGGGGGATGGCCCCGGTCGGGCCCGACAGTCCCGCGCGGTCTTTGTCCGAGAGCGTGAACGAGCACGAACGGGCCAGCATCGAGGCGGCGCTGGTCAGCACGGGCGGCAACAAGACCCGCGCCGCCAAGCTGCTGGGCGTTCCGTTGCGCACGTTCATGCAGAAGATCAAACGACACGGCATTCGTTAG
- a CDS encoding lactate racemase domain-containing protein — protein sequence MSETIGRGVDSGALPEADVAETVLRGLAALPLDGQRVLVLVPDSTRTFPGALLFRLLTGALLPRVRGLDFLVALGTHPPMSEAALLALVGLTPQQKATTYKNVRIINHAWNNPEALTSLGTIPADEISVLSGGRLCLDVPVRLNRLILDYDQLLVCGPVFPHEVVGFSGGNKYFFPGIAGSDIIDLTHWLGALMTSYSIIGTKDTPVRRVIDRAASLIPRPHHAMCLVVTHNGLAGVYTGPSQDAWSAAADLSARHHMIWTDRSFQQVLSVLPPMYDELWVGAKGMYKTEPAIADGGEVILYAPHLREVSVVHGRLIRQIGYHVRDYFTVQWERFKQVPWGVVAHATHVKGSGTYAGGVERPRIQVTLATGISEDDCRAINLGYRDPASIDPASFRDREAEGVLYVPKAGEYLYRPKPSRA from the coding sequence GTGAGCGAGACCATCGGACGGGGTGTGGACTCTGGCGCCCTGCCAGAAGCTGACGTCGCCGAAACGGTCTTGCGGGGCTTGGCTGCCCTGCCCCTCGACGGGCAGCGGGTGCTGGTGCTGGTCCCCGACAGCACGCGGACCTTCCCTGGCGCGCTGCTGTTTCGGCTGCTGACCGGGGCGCTGTTACCGCGGGTGCGGGGACTCGATTTTCTGGTGGCGCTGGGCACGCACCCGCCGATGTCGGAGGCGGCGCTGCTGGCGCTGGTGGGACTCACGCCCCAGCAGAAGGCCACCACGTACAAGAACGTCCGCATCATCAACCATGCCTGGAACAATCCGGAGGCCCTCACCTCCCTGGGCACCATCCCGGCCGACGAGATCAGCGTCCTATCGGGCGGCCGGCTGTGCCTGGACGTGCCGGTCCGTTTGAACCGCCTGATCCTCGACTACGACCAGCTTCTGGTGTGCGGCCCGGTGTTCCCGCACGAGGTGGTGGGTTTCTCCGGCGGCAACAAATACTTTTTCCCCGGCATCGCCGGCAGCGACATCATCGATCTCACGCACTGGCTGGGCGCGCTGATGACGTCGTATTCGATCATCGGCACCAAGGACACGCCGGTGCGGCGGGTGATCGATCGAGCGGCCAGCCTGATCCCGCGGCCGCACCACGCGATGTGCCTGGTGGTCACGCACAATGGTCTCGCCGGGGTTTACACGGGCCCGAGCCAGGACGCGTGGTCGGCCGCCGCCGATCTGTCCGCCAGGCACCACATGATCTGGACCGATCGATCCTTCCAGCAGGTGCTGTCGGTCCTGCCGCCGATGTACGACGAGTTGTGGGTGGGCGCCAAGGGCATGTACAAGACCGAACCGGCCATCGCCGACGGCGGCGAGGTGATCCTCTACGCGCCCCACCTGCGCGAGGTGTCGGTGGTGCACGGGCGCTTGATCCGGCAGATCGGTTATCACGTGCGCGACTACTTCACCGTGCAGTGGGAGCGCTTCAAGCAGGTGCCGTGGGGCGTGGTGGCGCACGCGACGCACGTCAAGGGCAGTGGCACCTACGCCGGCGGGGTCGAGCGGCCGCGCATCCAGGTCACGCTGGCCACCGGCATCTCCGAGGACGACTGCCGGGCCATCAACCTTGGCTATCGCGATCCGGCCAGCATCGATCCGGCGTCGTTCCGCGACCGTGAAGCGGAAGGCGTGCTGTACGTTCCGAAAGCCGGGGAATACCTGTATCGACCGAAACCGAGCCGCGCCTGA